Proteins encoded in a region of the Corynebacterium genitalium ATCC 33030 genome:
- a CDS encoding DUF3107 domain-containing protein has product MEIKIGLADSHRELSITSPQNQEDIQGQITRAIESGAPTLTLEDERGMKFVVRTERILYVELGNSTPRAVGFSG; this is encoded by the coding sequence ATGGAAATCAAGATTGGTTTGGCTGACAGCCACCGCGAACTGTCCATCACCTCCCCGCAGAACCAGGAGGACATCCAGGGGCAGATTACCCGTGCCATCGAATCCGGCGCACCGACGCTGACCCTGGAGGACGAGCGCGGCATGAAGTTCGTCGTGCGCACCGAGCGCATCCTGTATGTGGAATTGGGTAACTCCACCCCGCGTGCTGTTGGCTTCTCCGGTTAA
- a CDS encoding DUF3152 domain-containing protein, producing the protein MSHHPDTASDGALARFARTYGWRAYAIPVLIVVTALVIWSIVNTPSGETIGASDRAPGQVEGQEQETRKTVAPMPEGEVAITELPPGGPYTEEGAGTFRPIGAPGMNVGKGEEQVVRFSTEVEDGIDTSRFGGDDSFATMVDTTLSDPRGWTNDPGVRFEHVSASDEPDLRIQLASVGTARELCGDDLGLETSCRLFSEEHGDRVLINESRWVRGAAPFNGDLGSYRQYVINHEVGHALGYAAHEPCPTNGELAPIMMQQTLSLNNAELFRVAPDEVYPDNADTCLANPWPYPRPAAL; encoded by the coding sequence ATGAGCCACCACCCCGACACCGCCAGCGACGGCGCTCTGGCACGCTTCGCGCGCACTTACGGTTGGCGCGCGTATGCCATTCCCGTCTTGATTGTGGTGACGGCGCTGGTCATCTGGAGCATTGTCAACACCCCGTCCGGGGAGACCATCGGTGCATCAGACCGCGCTCCGGGACAGGTGGAGGGGCAGGAGCAGGAGACCCGCAAAACGGTGGCCCCGATGCCCGAGGGGGAGGTAGCCATCACGGAGTTGCCCCCAGGCGGCCCCTACACCGAGGAAGGGGCGGGCACGTTCCGCCCCATCGGTGCGCCCGGAATGAACGTGGGCAAGGGCGAAGAGCAGGTGGTGCGCTTCAGCACCGAGGTTGAAGACGGCATTGACACCAGCCGCTTCGGTGGTGATGACAGCTTTGCCACGATGGTGGACACCACCTTGTCCGACCCGCGCGGGTGGACTAATGATCCGGGTGTGCGCTTCGAGCACGTCAGCGCCAGTGATGAACCGGATCTGCGTATCCAACTGGCATCGGTGGGAACAGCCCGCGAGTTGTGCGGCGACGACTTGGGCCTGGAAACGTCGTGCCGTCTCTTCAGTGAGGAGCACGGTGACAGGGTGCTCATCAACGAGTCCCGCTGGGTCCGCGGTGCCGCCCCCTTCAACGGTGACTTGGGGTCCTACCGCCAGTACGTGATCAACCACGAGGTCGGCCACGCCCTGGGGTATGCGGCCCACGAGCCGTGCCCGACCAACGGGGAGCTCGCGCCGATCATGATGCAGCAGACTCTGAGCCTGAACAACGCCGAGCTGTTCCGCGTTGCGCCGGATGAGGTCTACCCGGACAACGCGGACACCTGCCTTGCGAACCCGTGGCCGTATCCGCGCCCGGCTGCGTTGTAG